In the Drosophila biarmipes strain raj3 chromosome X, RU_DBia_V1.1, whole genome shotgun sequence genome, one interval contains:
- the LOC108023623 gene encoding cytosolic endo-beta-N-acetylglucosaminidase isoform X1 — MDSSESKEVESNGTVMENKEIARENNKTAGVAAEEEEEVEASPHKKKRVEEKHEKESGEGCAGEKETAKQQECQDKNTCGCPKLEAEAIKDNRQLLEFRVRSRDIDWRLYVQPLNTKIRSGAVYLERQADFVGSRRRPVTEENRRELLVCHDMMGNYLEDRHFHSSEKYDDYRFVHWSAVDYFCYFSHEYVTIPPSGWLNAAHRHGVPVLGTFIVEAPGLLDEVLATEESVSRTVQALTRLCQHFGFEGWLVNVEVTVPQRNVPNLYRFVRELTAATEARVPHGRVFWYDSVLESGELLWQNELNPRNVEFFRRSHGTLINYAWNEGHLERSAEQANREQSPRHRVFMGLDVFGRSRKGGFHSLETMEHIANNGFSAGIFAPGWAFETLSRFGYNIKSPRGDEQVNSAFLARNEAWWARIWPTLATHPYSSLPFFTDFCVGSGRASYERGFRIADREQPFFNLARQSLQPSVPLDKNAVHHFDEAFSGGCSLLVTNYERAFRLFVTDFELTRGVLLLGYAYKLNGDDGATNFDLLARVTALTRNDAELYVFCGEYGGSIVAPQRCYLSPTPADGVLPRIHPKMPPDTRSLATGWQVRYYLVKFDGPVRVQDIGVKCQRPAESRTEAQLGALFVEALPLEGLTDARTDIPVYGRNMWDELRA, encoded by the exons ATGGATAGTTCAGAGTCCAAGGAAGTGGAAAGCAACGGCACAGTGATGGAAAACAAGGAAATAGCGAGGGAAAACAACAAGACCGCCGGCGTCGCCGCTGAAGAAGAGGAAGAGGTGGAAGCGTCCCCCCATAAGAAGAAGAGGGTGGAGGAGAAACACGAGAAGGAGAGCGGCGAGGGGTGCGCCGGCGAGAAGGAGACAGCGAAACAACAAGAGTGCCAGGACAAAAACACCTGTGGATGCC CCAAACTGGAGGCGGAGGCCATCAAGGACAACCGCCAGCTGCTGGAGTTCCGGGTGCGGAGCAGGGACATCGACTGGCGCCTCTACGTCCAGCCCCTGAACACCAAGATTCGGTCGGGAGCGGTGTACTTGGAGCGCCAGGCGGACTTCGTGGGCAGCCGCCGGCGACCGGTGACCGAGGAGAATCGCAGGGAACTGCTCGTCTGCCACGACATGATGGGCAACTACCTCGAGGATCG GCACTTCCACAGCTCGGAAAAGTACGACGACTACCGATTCGTGCACTGGTCAGCCGTGGATTACTTCTGTTACTTCAGCCACGAGTACGTGACCATTCCGCCCAGCGGCTGGCTGAACGCCGCCCATCGGCACGGCGTTCCCGTGCTGGGCACGTTCATCGTGGAGGCTCCGGGACTCCTCGACGAGGTCCTGGCCACCGAGGAGAGCGTTTCGAGGACCGTGCAGGCCCTGACCCGCCTCTGCCAGCACTTCGGCTTCGAGGGATGGCTGGTCAACGTGGAGGTGACCGTCCCCCAGCGCAATGTGCCCAATCTCTA CCGCTTTGTCCGGGAACTGACCGCCGCCACGGAGGCACGTGTGCCCCACGGACGTGTCTTTTGGTACGACAGCGTTCTGGAGAGCGGCGAACTGCTGTGGCAAAACGAGCTGAACCCGCGCAACGTGGAGTTCTTCCGGCGCAGCCACGGAACCCTGATAAACTACGCCTGGAACGAGGGCCACCTGGAGCGGAGTGCCGAGCAGGCCAATAGGGAGCAGTCGCCGCGGCACCGCGTCTTCATGGGATTGGATGTCTTTGGGCGGAGTCGCAAAGGCGGCTTCCACAGCCTGGAGACCATGGAGCACATAGCCAACAATGGCTTCTCGGCGGGCATCTTTGCGCCGGGCTGGGCCTTTGAGACCCTCAGTCGTTTTGGGTACAACATCAAAAGCCCGCGCGGCGATGAGCAAGTGAACTCTGCCTTCCTGGCCAGAAACGAGGCGTGGTGGGCTCGCATTTGGCCCACCTTGGCCACCCATCCGTACAGCTCGCTTCCGTTCTTCACGGACTTCTGCGTGGGCTCGGGACGAGCGAGCTACGAGCGGGGATTCAGGATCGCTGACCGGGAACAGCCCTTCTTCAACCTGGCGCGGCAGTCGCTGCAGCCCTCGGTGCCGCTGGACAAGAATGCAGTGCATCATTTCGACGAGGCCTTCTCGGGCGGCTGCTCCCTGCTGGTAACCAACTACGAGCGGGCCTTCCGCCTCTTTGTCACGGACTTCGAGCTGACCCGTGGCGTCCTGCTCCTGGGCTATGCCTATAAACTCAATGGCGATGACGGGGCCACCAATTTTGATTTGCTGGCGCGCGTGACTGCGCTGACCAGGAACGATGCGGAGCTCTATGTGTTCTGCGGGGAATATGGCGGCTCAATTGTGGCTCCGCAACGCTGCTATCTCTCACCCACACCCGCCGATGGCGTGCTGCCCCGCATCCACCCCAAAATGCCGCCGGACACCAGATCCCTGGCGACGGGTTGGCAGGTGCGTTACTACCTGGTCAAGTTCGACGGACCCGTCAGGGTGCAGGACATTGGCGTGAAGTGCCAGCGGCCAGCGGAATCGAGGACGGAGGCTCAGCTGGGCGCCCTTTTTGTGGAGGCTCTGCCGCTGGAGGGACTGACGGACGCGCGGACTGACATCCCAGTGTACGGCAGGAACATGTGGGATGAGCTGCGGGCCTGA
- the LOC108023623 gene encoding cytosolic endo-beta-N-acetylglucosaminidase isoform X2 encodes MLHSHRNPRAVRIRGKIVAIMSGRRRLYVMPSLAAKLEAEAIKDNRQLLEFRVRSRDIDWRLYVQPLNTKIRSGAVYLERQADFVGSRRRPVTEENRRELLVCHDMMGNYLEDRHFHSSEKYDDYRFVHWSAVDYFCYFSHEYVTIPPSGWLNAAHRHGVPVLGTFIVEAPGLLDEVLATEESVSRTVQALTRLCQHFGFEGWLVNVEVTVPQRNVPNLYRFVRELTAATEARVPHGRVFWYDSVLESGELLWQNELNPRNVEFFRRSHGTLINYAWNEGHLERSAEQANREQSPRHRVFMGLDVFGRSRKGGFHSLETMEHIANNGFSAGIFAPGWAFETLSRFGYNIKSPRGDEQVNSAFLARNEAWWARIWPTLATHPYSSLPFFTDFCVGSGRASYERGFRIADREQPFFNLARQSLQPSVPLDKNAVHHFDEAFSGGCSLLVTNYERAFRLFVTDFELTRGVLLLGYAYKLNGDDGATNFDLLARVTALTRNDAELYVFCGEYGGSIVAPQRCYLSPTPADGVLPRIHPKMPPDTRSLATGWQVRYYLVKFDGPVRVQDIGVKCQRPAESRTEAQLGALFVEALPLEGLTDARTDIPVYGRNMWDELRA; translated from the exons ATGCTCCATTCCCATCGCAACCCTCGAGCGGTTCGCATCCGCGGCAAGATCGTTGCAATAATGTCCGGACGCCGTCGGCTTTATGTAATGCCCTCCCTTGCAGCCAAACTGGAGGCGGAGGCCATCAAGGACAACCGCCAGCTGCTGGAGTTCCGGGTGCGGAGCAGGGACATCGACTGGCGCCTCTACGTCCAGCCCCTGAACACCAAGATTCGGTCGGGAGCGGTGTACTTGGAGCGCCAGGCGGACTTCGTGGGCAGCCGCCGGCGACCGGTGACCGAGGAGAATCGCAGGGAACTGCTCGTCTGCCACGACATGATGGGCAACTACCTCGAGGATCG GCACTTCCACAGCTCGGAAAAGTACGACGACTACCGATTCGTGCACTGGTCAGCCGTGGATTACTTCTGTTACTTCAGCCACGAGTACGTGACCATTCCGCCCAGCGGCTGGCTGAACGCCGCCCATCGGCACGGCGTTCCCGTGCTGGGCACGTTCATCGTGGAGGCTCCGGGACTCCTCGACGAGGTCCTGGCCACCGAGGAGAGCGTTTCGAGGACCGTGCAGGCCCTGACCCGCCTCTGCCAGCACTTCGGCTTCGAGGGATGGCTGGTCAACGTGGAGGTGACCGTCCCCCAGCGCAATGTGCCCAATCTCTA CCGCTTTGTCCGGGAACTGACCGCCGCCACGGAGGCACGTGTGCCCCACGGACGTGTCTTTTGGTACGACAGCGTTCTGGAGAGCGGCGAACTGCTGTGGCAAAACGAGCTGAACCCGCGCAACGTGGAGTTCTTCCGGCGCAGCCACGGAACCCTGATAAACTACGCCTGGAACGAGGGCCACCTGGAGCGGAGTGCCGAGCAGGCCAATAGGGAGCAGTCGCCGCGGCACCGCGTCTTCATGGGATTGGATGTCTTTGGGCGGAGTCGCAAAGGCGGCTTCCACAGCCTGGAGACCATGGAGCACATAGCCAACAATGGCTTCTCGGCGGGCATCTTTGCGCCGGGCTGGGCCTTTGAGACCCTCAGTCGTTTTGGGTACAACATCAAAAGCCCGCGCGGCGATGAGCAAGTGAACTCTGCCTTCCTGGCCAGAAACGAGGCGTGGTGGGCTCGCATTTGGCCCACCTTGGCCACCCATCCGTACAGCTCGCTTCCGTTCTTCACGGACTTCTGCGTGGGCTCGGGACGAGCGAGCTACGAGCGGGGATTCAGGATCGCTGACCGGGAACAGCCCTTCTTCAACCTGGCGCGGCAGTCGCTGCAGCCCTCGGTGCCGCTGGACAAGAATGCAGTGCATCATTTCGACGAGGCCTTCTCGGGCGGCTGCTCCCTGCTGGTAACCAACTACGAGCGGGCCTTCCGCCTCTTTGTCACGGACTTCGAGCTGACCCGTGGCGTCCTGCTCCTGGGCTATGCCTATAAACTCAATGGCGATGACGGGGCCACCAATTTTGATTTGCTGGCGCGCGTGACTGCGCTGACCAGGAACGATGCGGAGCTCTATGTGTTCTGCGGGGAATATGGCGGCTCAATTGTGGCTCCGCAACGCTGCTATCTCTCACCCACACCCGCCGATGGCGTGCTGCCCCGCATCCACCCCAAAATGCCGCCGGACACCAGATCCCTGGCGACGGGTTGGCAGGTGCGTTACTACCTGGTCAAGTTCGACGGACCCGTCAGGGTGCAGGACATTGGCGTGAAGTGCCAGCGGCCAGCGGAATCGAGGACGGAGGCTCAGCTGGGCGCCCTTTTTGTGGAGGCTCTGCCGCTGGAGGGACTGACGGACGCGCGGACTGACATCCCAGTGTACGGCAGGAACATGTGGGATGAGCTGCGGGCCTGA
- the LOC108023625 gene encoding uncharacterized protein LOC108023625, which yields MPAGRVAGKAGYSNHYYNGRSYVGINEEIMWVSIGMGVTIVLLITIALCYIAREKCQKRQREYYVTA from the exons ATGCCAGCGGGTCGAGTGGCTGGCAAAGCCGGCTACTCCAATCACTACTACAATG GACGCTCGTACGTGGGCATCAACGAGGAGATCATGTGGGTGAGCATCGGCATGGGCGTGACCATCGTGCTGCTGATCACGATCGCCCTGTGCTACATCGCCCGCGAGAAGTGCCAGAAGCGGCAGCGGGAGTACTACGTGACCGCATAG